In one Culex quinquefasciatus strain JHB chromosome 2, VPISU_Cqui_1.0_pri_paternal, whole genome shotgun sequence genomic region, the following are encoded:
- the LOC6040127 gene encoding 26S proteasome non-ATPase regulatory subunit 14: MDRLLRLGGAMPGLTQAPPTDAPVVDTAEQVYISSLALLKMLKHGRAGVPMEVMGLMLGEFVDDYTVQVIDVFAMPQTGTGVSVEAVDPVFQAKMLDMLKQTGRPEMVVGWYHSHPGFGCWLSGVDINTQQSFEALSERAVAVVVDPIQSVKGKVVIDAFRLINPNMLVLGQEPRQTTSNLGHLQKPSVQALIHGLNRHYYSISINYRKNELEQKMLLNLHKKSWMDGLTLANYQEHCSINESTISEMLELAKNYNKALEDEEKMTPEQLAIKNVGKQDPKRHLEEKVDTLMSNNIVQCLGAMLDTIVFK, translated from the exons ATGGATCGCCTGCTGCGACTTGGTGGCGCTATGCCCGGATTGACCCAGGCCCCGCCGACGGACGCTCCGGTCGTGGACACGGCCGAGCAGGTCTACATCTCGTCGCTGGCCCTGCTCAAGATGCTGAAGCACGGTCGGGCCGGAGTGCCGATGGAGGTTATGGGACTGATGCTGG GAGAGTTTGTGGACGATTACACGGTGCAGGTTATTGACGTGTTTGCGATGCCCCAGACTGGAACGGGAGTGTCCGTCGAGGCGGTTGATCCGGTGTTCCAGGCTAAAATGTTGGACATGCTGAAGCAAACGGGTCGGCCGGAAATGGTCGTCGGATGGTACCACTCGCATCCCGGCTTCGGTTGTTGGTTGTCCGGCGTGGACATCAACACGCAGCAGTCGTTCGAGGCCCTGTCCGAGCGTGCCGTGGCCGTCGTCGTCGATCCAATCCAGTCCGTCAAGGGCAAGGTCGTGATCGACGCGTTCCGACTGATCAACCCGAACATGCTGGTGCTGGGCCAGGAACCGCGCCAGACCACCTCGAATCTGGGTCACCTCCAGAAGCCCTCCGTTCAGGCGCTGATCCACGGCCTCAACCGCCACTACTACTCGATCAGCATCAACTACCGGAAGAACGAACTCGAGCAGAAGATGCTGCTGAATCTGCACAAAAAGTCCTGGATGGATGGACTTACGTTGGCCAACTACCAGGAGCACTGCAGCATCAACGAGAGCACCATCAGCGAAATGCTCGAGCTGGCCAAGAATTACAACAAG GCCCTGGAGGACGAGGAAAAGATGACGCCGGAGCAGCTCGCGATCAAGAACGTGGGCAAGCAGGACCCTAAGCGGCATCTGGAGGAGAAGGTGGACACCCTGATGTCGAACAACATCGTGCAGTGCCTCGGTGCGATGCTGGACACGATCGTGTTCAAGTAG
- the LOC6040128 gene encoding protein seele, with amino-acid sequence MKSETCYLLAVGTIILGTLASLTAGQHPAARPFSSKEVKCLVCKATMTEMELAVGKVDPKKKIDVGDYRLDATGDSKKKKTILYSKSEMYLTELMETVCDRMDDYAKARYKRNGRPTVLKMMTENGMNPEMSEVDFVQEGDLNKSLKHLCLEIVEDQEEAILKLFMQEGSVKDTDIKLCSELAGICNEQPIEDDYQYEGSDERDEL; translated from the coding sequence ATGAAGTCCGAAACCTGCTACCTGTTGGCCGTGGGGACCATCATCCTGGGCACGTTGGCCAGTTTGACCGCGGGTCAACATCCGGCAGCGCGACCCTTCAGTAGTAAAGAGGTCAAGTGCCTTGTGTGTAAGGCTACGATGACCGAAATGGAGCTGGCCGTGGGCAAGGTCGATCCCAAGAAGAAGATCGACGTCGGAGACTACCGGTTGGACGCGACCGGAGAttccaagaagaagaagactaTTTTGTACTCCAAGTCGGAGATGTACCTGACCGAGCTGATGGAAACGGTGTGCGACCGGATGGACGACTACGCCAAGGCGCGCTACAAGCGAAACGGCCGCCCGACGGTGCTGAAGATGATGACCGAGAACGGAATGAACCCGGAAATGTCCGAGGTTGACTTTGTCCAGGAGGGCGATCTGAACAAATCGCTGAAGCACCTCTGTCTGGAGATTGTCGAGGACCAGGAGGAAGCCATCCTGAAGCTGTTCATGCAAGAGGGAAGTGTCAAGGACACGGACATTAAACTGTGCTCCGAGTTGGCCGGCATTTGCAACGAGCAACCAATCGAGGACGATTACCAGTACGAGGGAAGCGACGAACGGGACGAGCTGTGA